A stretch of Anolis sagrei isolate rAnoSag1 chromosome X, rAnoSag1.mat, whole genome shotgun sequence DNA encodes these proteins:
- the CIMIP2B gene encoding ciliary microtubule inner protein 2B, whose amino-acid sequence MATTFAPKLSPILMTPDPHYIPGYCGYCPRYKFALGQTYGRLTGQLLSNSEGMHPGQLLLQPNGFSHSNKEEEEEEDEERSGGGRRAKCQAFEYCFVPGYTGFIPRAQNHFAKTYSQVCKEARNEFARQVAKQVGIKAAWQRMEPEREGRRGGGGSPQENGKLESQPLFTRAKTPLNALGKAAAPYVSRCAFQPQGSPYSLEDSNPQKYFMSGFTGFVPRAQFLIGASYPVITHRALLEFDRMLHKPRPLGSSGSSSQEGKSRGQALPPLAIVFPKDGSLLPHYKGYVPGYKFQFGKTYGQLTRNALGRSTLEKQILGVV is encoded by the exons ATGGCCACTACTTTTGCCCCCAAGCTCAGCCCAATCCTGATGACCCCAGACCCACACTACATCCCTGG CTACTGTGGCTATTGCCCCCGTTACAAGTTTGCACTGGGCCAGACATACGGGAGACTCACTGGGCAGCTGCTTTCTAATTCCGAGGGGATGCACCCTGGACAGCTCCTGCTGCAGCCCAATGGCTTCTCCCACAgcaataaggaggaggaggaggaggaagatgaggaaagGTCTGGAGGTGGCAGAAGGGCAAAATGCCAAGCCTTTGAGTACTGCTTTGTCCCAGGATATACAG GATTCATCCCTCGAGCCCAAAACCACTTTGCCAAGACCTACAGTCAGGTCTGCAAGGAGGCCAGGAATGAGTTTGCCCGGCAGGTGGCGAAGCAAGTGGGCATCAAAGCAGCGTGGCAGCGAATGGAGCCTGAAagagaaggcagaagaggaggaggagggtcccCGCAGGAGAACGGCAAGCTGGAGTCTCAA CCCCTCTTTACTCGGGCTAAAACTCCACTGAATGCCCTGGGGAAAGCTGCTGCTCCTTATGTCTCTCGCTGTGCTTTCCAGCCTCAGGGATCACCCTACTCACTGGAGGACAGCAACCCTCAGAAATACTTCATGTCAG GCTTCACAGGTTTTGTCCCCAGGGCCCAATTCCTGATAGGAGCCAGCTACCCTGTGATCACCCACCGGGCGCTGCTAGAGTTTGACCGGATGCTTCACAAGCCCAGGCCTTTGGGGTCTTCAGGGAGCAGCAGCCAGGAGGGGAAGAGCAGGGGCCAAGCCCTGCCTCCGCTGGCCATAGTCTTCCCTAAGGACGGGAGCCTCTTGCCCCATTACAAGGGCTACGTGCCAG GCTACAAGTTCCAGTTTGGAAAGACCTATGGGCAGCTGACCCGCAACGCTTTGGGCCGGAGCACGCTGGAGAAGCAGATCTTAGGGGTTGTATAA